The following coding sequences lie in one Rutidosis leptorrhynchoides isolate AG116_Rl617_1_P2 chromosome 4, CSIRO_AGI_Rlap_v1, whole genome shotgun sequence genomic window:
- the LOC139842819 gene encoding polyadenylate-binding protein-interacting protein 9-like, translating into MAAGAETEVSVVKSVDNESVNFMTSNNDVNVNDNDVVESKKVCDSDSKSEIQMQDFVNMLSNLKLNPLAKEFFPSSYSPIDRSQDQHELVLNYFVQPAYFNKNPENGIEGYPNNRKRRNSYSHSRRLSNGKAFRAQREDNIKRTVYVSDIDHNITEEQLAALFSGYGHVLDCRVCGDPHSRLRFAFVEFGDENSARAALNLCGTLLGFSQITVLPSKTAILPVNPTFLPRSEDEVEMCARTFYCTNIDKKVSQLEVKNFFETRCGEVSQLRLLGDNIHSTRIAFVEFVMAESAIMALDCCGQQLGSQPIRVSPSKTPVRPRVARPFQPN; encoded by the exons atGGCTGCTGGTGCTGAAACTGAGGTATCCGTTGTCAAAAGTGTGGATAACGAGAGTGTTAATTTCATGACTTCCAATAATGATGTAAATGTCAATGATAATGATGTTGTTGAGTCCAAAAAAGTGTGTGATTCTGATTCAAAATCAGAAATACAAATGCAAGATTTTGTTAATATGTTATCAAATTTGAAATTGAATCCTTTGGCTAAGGAATTTTTTCCGTCTTCTTACTCACCAATTGATCGCAGTCAAGATCAGCATGAGCTTGTTTTAAATTACTTTGTGCAACCTGCTTATTTCAACAAGAACCCGGAAAATGGAATTGAAGGATACCCCAATAACAGAAAG AGACGAAATAGCTATAGCCACTCTCGGCGACTGTCTAACGGAAAGGCTTTCAGAGCTCAACGAGAAGACAACATTAAAAGAACTGTTTATGTCTCGGACATCGATCACAAT ATTACCGAAGAACAACTTGCTGCATTATTTAGCGGATATGGGCAT GTTCTTGATTGTCGAGTTTGTGGCGATCCACATTCACGCCTTCGTTTTGCGTTCGTGGAATTTGGTGACGAGA ACTCAGCAAGGGCTGCACTTAATCTATGTGGTACTCTGCTTGGCTTTTCTCAAATTACCGTTTTGCCCTCCAAAACCGCCATCCTTCCGGTGAATCCAACTTTCCTCCCAAGG TCGGAGGATGAAGTCGAGATGTGTGCAAGGACATTTTACTGTACCAATATCGACAAAAAG GTTTCTCAACTCGAGGTCAAGAATTTCTTTGAAACAAGATGTGGCGAG GTTTCTCAACTAAGGCTTTTGGGCGATAATATTCATTCGACCCGCATTGCCTTTGTTGAGTTTGTGATG GCAGAGAGTGCAATAATGGCTCTTGATTGCTGTGGCCAGCAGTTAGGATCGCAACCAATAAG AGTGAGTCCTTCAAAGACTCCAGTGAGGCCTCGGGTTGCTCGCCCATTTCAACCTAACTAA